Proteins from one Candidatus Margulisiibacteriota bacterium genomic window:
- a CDS encoding tetratricopeptide repeat protein, whose product MTSDLAEVRKKLNADPGDAWALRQAGSYYLGDGAFKRAQECYSQALAAAPRLESEILLDYEAQIAAGPEKIGPRLSLTGFLLAAGAVDPALLELEELLDENPQNVEAYNALGRILIKRGEIEATIGLLERSITAGVKDVRLSETLAWAYLESGRLGDALKFYEEILAQRPGDKQTLRVLGELYTRTEDYNRAAAQYAAMFSDDPEVVREVIGRLEELLRKVEGNIGIRETLADIYMKTLNPDAAVVKLQEIIRLESTKLDEAVLRLKTIIKSYPNHPAAMLALAEALRRQRQYSAAAETYQLLCKAKPEYLEEVIRGYHAVLADCPEQVLARAYLGEALLTQNKVVEALSEYSKMIEADPTVAESVIKKCREILRQDPQLLLAHIVLGQAYLAKGDFQRAAVEAEGAIALDRNLTAAYLLMGEAFERLNFLRKAAQALHTALVLDPFNAQVHDKYRLVKRKEADAEIAANTNHFDLARLRLEKGEREEAIRELQLAQKDTVRAASAYNLLGDVYRSDGRFDLAAAQYNRALEMALPELANTVRFNLGTTYEARGEVKKAIKIYEGILQEELDFADLGRRIKYLKSMTLASMRNRPLQLAISEYGQKDVIGLWGGEAKSGARTGRREEVSVSFGQEHNAEGVEYFLKGMFPAAEEELNLAVQLDRRFGAALNNLGVTLAKQGRLEESRQYFNETVQLDPASAVYYGNLGTVNWLLGRADPALTALEKSHALDPQCAAILLNLGDVYYAKGEVQKALDCYKRIGPHDTLSDLARKRLLYKVP is encoded by the coding sequence ATGACCAGCGACCTGGCGGAGGTCCGGAAAAAACTGAACGCCGACCCGGGCGACGCCTGGGCGCTCCGGCAAGCCGGCAGTTATTACCTCGGCGACGGCGCCTTTAAGCGGGCGCAGGAATGCTACTCGCAGGCGCTGGCCGCCGCGCCGCGGCTCGAGTCCGAGATCCTCCTCGATTACGAAGCGCAGATCGCGGCCGGGCCGGAAAAGATCGGGCCCCGGTTGTCGCTGACCGGTTTCCTGCTGGCGGCCGGCGCGGTCGACCCCGCGCTCCTGGAACTGGAAGAACTGCTCGACGAAAACCCGCAGAACGTGGAGGCGTACAACGCCCTGGGGCGGATCCTGATCAAGCGGGGCGAGATCGAGGCGACGATCGGCCTGCTCGAGCGCTCGATCACGGCCGGCGTCAAGGACGTCCGGCTGTCGGAGACGCTGGCCTGGGCTTACCTGGAAAGCGGCCGCCTGGGCGACGCGCTCAAGTTCTACGAAGAGATCCTGGCCCAGCGCCCCGGCGACAAACAGACCCTGCGGGTGCTGGGGGAGCTGTACACCCGGACCGAGGACTACAACCGGGCGGCGGCCCAGTACGCGGCGATGTTTTCCGACGACCCGGAAGTGGTGCGCGAGGTGATCGGCCGGCTCGAAGAGCTCCTCCGCAAGGTGGAAGGGAACATCGGGATCAGGGAGACGCTGGCCGACATCTACATGAAGACGCTTAACCCCGACGCGGCGGTCGTTAAATTGCAAGAAATTATCCGCCTGGAATCGACCAAACTGGACGAGGCCGTCCTGCGGCTGAAAACGATCATCAAGAGCTATCCCAACCATCCGGCCGCCATGCTGGCGCTGGCCGAGGCGCTCCGCCGGCAGCGGCAGTATTCGGCCGCGGCGGAAACCTACCAGCTGCTGTGCAAGGCGAAACCGGAATATCTGGAAGAGGTGATCCGCGGCTACCACGCCGTCTTGGCCGATTGCCCGGAACAGGTGCTGGCGCGCGCCTACCTGGGCGAAGCGCTGCTGACGCAGAACAAAGTCGTGGAAGCGCTCTCCGAATACAGCAAGATGATCGAGGCGGACCCGACCGTGGCCGAATCGGTGATCAAGAAGTGCCGCGAGATCCTGCGCCAGGACCCGCAGCTGCTGCTGGCGCACATCGTCCTCGGCCAGGCCTACCTGGCCAAAGGCGATTTCCAGCGGGCGGCGGTGGAAGCGGAGGGGGCGATCGCCCTGGACCGGAACCTGACCGCCGCTTATCTGCTCATGGGCGAAGCGTTCGAGCGGCTCAATTTCCTGCGCAAGGCGGCGCAGGCGCTCCACACCGCGCTGGTCCTTGATCCGTTCAACGCCCAGGTGCACGACAAATACCGCCTGGTCAAACGGAAAGAAGCGGACGCCGAGATCGCGGCGAACACGAACCACTTTGACCTGGCCCGGCTCCGCCTGGAAAAAGGGGAGCGGGAAGAGGCGATCCGCGAACTGCAGCTGGCCCAGAAAGACACGGTCCGCGCCGCTTCGGCCTACAACCTGCTGGGCGACGTCTACCGGAGCGACGGGCGGTTCGACCTGGCGGCCGCGCAGTATAACCGGGCGCTGGAAATGGCGCTGCCGGAGCTGGCCAATACCGTCCGGTTCAACCTGGGGACGACCTACGAGGCGCGCGGCGAAGTGAAGAAAGCGATCAAGATCTACGAGGGGATATTGCAGGAAGAGCTCGATTTTGCCGACCTCGGCCGCCGGATCAAATATTTAAAATCGATGACCCTGGCCAGCATGCGCAACCGGCCGCTCCAGCTGGCGATCAGCGAATACGGGCAGAAGGACGTGATCGGCCTGTGGGGCGGGGAGGCGAAGAGCGGCGCCCGGACGGGACGGCGGGAAGAGGTCAGCGTCTCCTTTGGCCAGGAGCATAACGCCGAAGGGGTCGAGTATTTCCTGAAAGGGATGTTCCCGGCGGCGGAAGAGGAGCTGAACCTGGCCGTCCAGCTCGACCGGCGGTTCGGCGCGGCGCTGAACAATCTGGGGGTCACCCTGGCCAAACAGGGGCGGCTGGAAGAGTCCCGCCAGTATTTTAACGAAACGGTCCAGCTCGATCCGGCCTCCGCGGTGTATTACGGCAACCTGGGGACGGTCAACTGGCTGCTCGGCCGCGCCGATCCCGCCCTGACGGCGCTGGAAAAAAGCCACGCGCTCGACCCGCAGTGCGCCGCGATCTTGCTGAACCTGGGCGACGTTTATTACGCCAAGGGGGAGGTCCAGAAAGCGCTCGACTGCTACAAGCGGATCGGCCCGCACGACACACTCTCCGACCTGGCCCGCAAGCGGCTGCTCTACAAGGTGCCGTGA